In the Neodiprion virginianus isolate iyNeoVirg1 chromosome 2, iyNeoVirg1.1, whole genome shotgun sequence genome, ACTGAGACAAAGATAGTAAGGATAGACCAAAAAGAACCGCAGCGACTTGTAAAGAAATTGCTGGATGATATTGGAATAGACAAAGAAACTAGGATAGATATTACTATTCTTCAAGATTTGTTAGTTGAATTGTTGCCAGAAGACGACGGAGTAACTGCTGCAACAAATCACCTCTTGAGCAATCTGCCAGACAATACTAGCGATGATGAGAAACAGGATGTACGAGAACATGCAACCAAGGTGTTCACAGATATTTCTCAACTGATTATGCAATCCCAGGTATCGGTaagatatttaattattcGAATTCGAAATGCATCCTGTTTGATTGGATGACCAAAGCTGAAATTCAACGtcaatcattattttctttgttaatACCTAAGGCTGATGAACTTGAACACTCTGAACCAACAGTGGCAGTAAAACATGAAGAGAGCGAGCTTCTAGAACAAACTACAGAGCTATATATCGAAGAGACTCAACCTTCGCTGCCAATAGTAGAGTTAACTAGACAGGAATCTCAAGAAAAAAGAGGTAAATTTAATTCTGTTCTAAACAGCTCTCTATTACGGGTGATGTATGGTACATgaaatctaatttttattcctacaTCATAGAATCGACACAGAAGATATCAGAATCTGATTCGAAAGAATAATCAtcttgaaaggaaaaaaaaaaaaaagaaaatgtcgcATCAATAAGGAAAAGGCTGGATAACTCTATGACTCAGACAAGATTTACAGAAGAAACCATTAGTTCTACTTCATAAACTCTCGCTACGCAGTGAAACAGTAAATACATGTCGTATTCACTGCTATGTATAACACATATTCTTTTCTCAAAAAACTGTGCTCATAGTTGATTCCTTTACAGTGTATTTGAATTACACACATTTGTTAAATTTGATTTACTGGGAGGTTTGGAATAGTAGATTCGTAAAATACTTGGTACActaactttatttttcattacttaaCGGCAAAGCCCAGAATCAACAGCTTAATCTAAGAATTGTTCATAAAAGATAACGGCTTTGCGGCATAAGGCACCTGTCAGCCTGTAAGAATATGTAAGTGCTCGCAAAAAACCGATAGTACTTCATGTCAATTGTCTTGTACAATAACATTTTCAGTAGTTGCTatttcagttatttttttttaacaaataacgAACACTCGTCGTTCTGTACACCTCTGCAAATAGCAGCATTAATAAAAAGATTTTAGAAGACTATTCTTTCATCGGGGTATCAAAAATATCGTCAGATTCAGTTGGGAATCACTGCTTCTTAAAACTCTTCAGAATTGGATATATGTTATCGAAAGCTTCATAAATTTCTTGCCGTACTTTTGCACCTGTTGGTAACAAGAATATTATTATCGGTATGTATTACTACAATTACTGGATATGAAATAATTGGAAAGCACTGCTCATGTATTCACAATGATCAGCAAACTGTAATCTCTATTTGGGGACAAATGGTAACTTATTAGCAGGACAAATGTGAATGATTTATCGGAAATatcagaaataatttcatatcgaGCGAAAAGCTGTAGATATTTCATTGGATTTTCTTGATTAATTACTCACCAGTCAATACAACTTTGCCAGAAACAAATATAAGCAACACGATACGGGGTTTAACCATTCGATATATCAAGCCAGGGAATAGTTCTGGTTCGTACGAAGAGAATTGGCCGTGCGTTAATACAAGTCCTTCTAATCTGATGGGGAATTTGACATCGCAGCTTCCAAccatattttgaattttgaaatccaaaaatttagcctaataaaaatttaataagtTTCGTACAGGAAACGGATCTCATCATATGAAATTTGACAACATACAAGTACTCACTGGAAATCCAAGCTTCTGTATGATACGTGCATATTTTCTTGCAGCTAGGCGAGAGTCCTCTTCACTTTTAGCACCGGTACATACCATTTTTCCGCTGCTGAATATCAAGGCCGTAGTTCTGGGTTCTCTTATCCTCATTATAACTGCTGCAAATCGTTTCGGATTATACTCGGCGTTTCTAGCATGTAGCGCAATTTCCTTCAAGTTAAGCTTGCAGTTGAGATTCACCGTTGACACAATGTTCCTAAGGAATAATTAGGAATTTAACAAATAGTAACAGACATTCAGTAGCCAATGGGAACATACTGAAGCTGGGGTAGAATTCCAGGATCAGCGGAAGCAGGCGTCATTGGTGTCATCGGGCCTGGAGTTGACGGTCCGATTGAAGGGGGAGCTATTTGACTCGCTGGTTGAACCATAGGCGACATCATATTTTgctatgaaaaaataatagcaaAATATCATCCTTAAGTGGTTAAcaacttttataacattaGTTGGTGAAAAAGCGAGTGAAATAATAGATAGTGTTTACCGGTGTTTGTGGCTGCATAAGACTTTGCGGCGTTGCGAATGCCGGAGCATAAGTGTGCATGGTTTTGTGCGGTGTACCCAACATTGGCATTCCGTGTACGTTTGAACCCATCGGATGCATTTGCTGTAGTTGATTTTGTTGgacttgttgttgttgttgtagCGCATTCGGCAATATTTGTTGATCCTCTTCAGGTTGATGTAACGGTGTGCCGATACTCGGGATGCTGAATCCCGGACTCGGGAGCATTTGATCCATCGTGGATGTTTatgtaaatttcaatttaatacaaattttataatttgtcACTATGTGCAATCTTGATAATCGAGTGAACTTGGTAACTAAGACCAGTTAGCACATTACTTTGATGACCAAGTAATGTTGATTCGCGAAAGTGCAGTGTCGTTACCCTGTTATATTGATAATCTAATACTTCGCCGACACATTCATACAAAATCACATACTTAAATTTAATATCACAAATTCATTCTTCTAATATATGAGCTATTCCGA is a window encoding:
- the LOC124297863 gene encoding TATA-box-binding protein, which translates into the protein MDQMLPSPGFSIPSIGTPLHQPEEDQQILPNALQQQQQVQQNQLQQMHPMGSNVHGMPMLGTPHKTMHTYAPAFATPQSLMQPQTPQNMMSPMVQPASQIAPPSIGPSTPGPMTPMTPASADPGILPQLQNIVSTVNLNCKLNLKEIALHARNAEYNPKRFAAVIMRIREPRTTALIFSSGKMVCTGAKSEEDSRLAARKYARIIQKLGFPAKFLDFKIQNMVGSCDVKFPIRLEGLVLTHGQFSSYEPELFPGLIYRMVKPRIVLLIFVSGKVVLTGAKVRQEIYEAFDNIYPILKSFKKQ